A stretch of the Clavibacter sp. B3I6 genome encodes the following:
- a CDS encoding diacylglycerol kinase family protein, whose product MTPPTPTRPQLAAVVYNPIKIDLDAVKAVVAVEEESAGWPETLWFPTSKEDPGRGATTAAVEAGATLIIAAGGDGTVRAIAEVVDELDVEMALLPSGTGNLLARNMKLTLDDLEHSIRTAFTGQVRGVDLGTIAITHGDGSTSSHAFLVMAGAGIDAKMLAATDEGLKARIGPLAYVAAIAKVVFDRNQLRLRYTLDGKRSKRMRAHTIIVGNCGTLTGNVLLLPDAVIDDGQFEIVMLRPEGVVGWGQILVKVLWENGVLRRTRLGRKMMTKEVDALNYVKGQDLHVELNRPEEIELDGDGFGEATAFRATIEPQGLRVRVPRDVDAA is encoded by the coding sequence ATGACCCCGCCCACCCCGACGCGACCGCAGCTCGCCGCCGTCGTCTACAACCCCATCAAGATCGACCTCGACGCCGTGAAGGCGGTCGTCGCGGTCGAGGAGGAGTCGGCCGGCTGGCCGGAGACGCTGTGGTTCCCGACCTCGAAGGAGGACCCGGGCCGCGGCGCGACCACGGCGGCCGTCGAGGCGGGGGCGACCCTGATCATCGCGGCCGGTGGTGACGGGACGGTGCGCGCGATCGCGGAGGTCGTCGACGAGCTCGACGTCGAGATGGCGCTGCTGCCCTCCGGCACCGGGAACCTCCTCGCCCGCAACATGAAGCTCACGCTCGACGACCTGGAGCACTCCATCCGCACGGCGTTCACCGGCCAGGTGCGCGGCGTGGACCTCGGCACCATCGCCATCACGCACGGCGACGGGTCGACCAGCAGCCACGCGTTCCTCGTGATGGCCGGTGCCGGCATCGACGCCAAGATGCTCGCCGCCACCGACGAGGGCCTCAAGGCGAGGATCGGCCCGCTGGCCTACGTCGCGGCGATCGCGAAGGTCGTGTTCGACCGCAACCAGCTCCGCCTGCGGTACACGCTCGACGGGAAGCGCAGCAAGCGCATGCGGGCCCACACGATCATCGTCGGCAACTGCGGCACGCTCACCGGGAACGTCCTGCTCCTGCCCGACGCCGTCATCGACGACGGGCAGTTCGAGATCGTGATGCTGCGCCCCGAGGGCGTCGTCGGCTGGGGCCAGATCCTCGTCAAGGTCCTCTGGGAGAACGGCGTCCTCCGCCGGACCCGCCTCGGCCGGAAGATGATGACGAAGGAGGTCGACGCCCTCAACTACGTGAAGGGCCAGGACCTCCACGTCGAGCTGAACCGGCCCGAGGAGATCGAGCTCGACGGCGACGGCTTCGGCGAGGCCACCGCCTTCCGGGCGACCATCGAGCCGCAGGGGCTGCGCGTGCGCGTGCCGCGGGACGTCGACGCCGCGTGA
- a CDS encoding cupin domain-containing protein has protein sequence MRPLPQVRHVNSVPDVVWDDERGAISFRTLIGDGGTPTDTLSSGIALLRPGGWLAPHRHAAAEVYQVLSGVGIVTLDGEEHHVREGSGVFIPSDHEHGIRNAGHGELAFVYVYATDSIQDVEYRWSDAR, from the coding sequence ATGCGACCGCTGCCCCAGGTCCGCCACGTCAACTCGGTCCCCGACGTGGTGTGGGATGACGAGCGGGGTGCGATCTCGTTCCGCACGCTGATCGGCGACGGCGGGACGCCCACCGACACCCTCAGCTCCGGCATCGCGCTCCTCCGGCCCGGCGGGTGGCTGGCGCCGCATCGCCACGCCGCCGCGGAGGTGTACCAGGTGCTCTCCGGCGTCGGGATCGTGACCCTCGACGGCGAGGAGCACCACGTCCGGGAGGGCTCGGGCGTCTTCATCCCGAGCGACCACGAGCACGGGATCCGCAACGCCGGCCACGGGGAGCTCGCCTTCGTCTACGTCTACGCGACCGACTCCATCCAGGACGTCGAGTACCGGTGGTCGGACGCCAGATGA
- a CDS encoding GyrI-like domain-containing protein translates to MIAELNRLVELVDARLDGDLDVSSWATELGTTEHHLRRMFSSLAGMPLSEYVRRRRMSVAAADVLAGADQLSIAVRYGYGSAEAFGRAFRSVHGVSPGDVARDGGPLRTQPQLRFRLTVEGNTTMDTRITDRPAFRLVGHATRVPLIHEGVNPRIRDHIAALPAAEHARLKDLSDIDPGGILQVSADVDPDYAEGSELTYLHGVAVADATAVPDDLDAIEVPPGTWAVFRTEGEHPAALQATWAATATDWFPSNPWRLRPGPSIVAVLDRSEDFRTATCELWLPVERA, encoded by the coding sequence ATGATCGCGGAGCTGAACAGGCTGGTCGAGCTGGTCGACGCTCGTCTGGACGGCGACCTCGACGTGTCGTCGTGGGCGACGGAGCTCGGCACGACGGAGCACCACCTCCGCAGGATGTTCTCGTCGCTGGCCGGCATGCCGCTGTCGGAGTACGTCCGGCGTCGCCGCATGTCGGTCGCCGCGGCGGACGTGCTCGCGGGCGCTGACCAGCTGAGCATCGCGGTGCGGTACGGATACGGCTCGGCCGAGGCCTTCGGCCGGGCGTTCCGATCCGTCCACGGCGTCAGCCCCGGCGACGTCGCGCGCGACGGCGGCCCCCTTCGGACGCAACCGCAGCTCAGGTTCCGCCTGACCGTAGAAGGGAACACCACCATGGACACCCGCATCACCGACCGACCGGCGTTCCGACTCGTCGGCCACGCCACCCGCGTGCCCCTCATCCACGAGGGCGTCAACCCCCGCATCCGCGACCACATCGCCGCGCTGCCGGCCGCGGAGCACGCACGCCTGAAGGACCTGTCCGACATCGACCCGGGCGGCATCCTCCAGGTGAGCGCGGACGTCGACCCGGACTACGCCGAGGGCAGCGAGCTGACCTACCTGCACGGCGTCGCCGTCGCCGACGCGACAGCGGTGCCCGACGATCTCGACGCGATCGAGGTCCCGCCCGGCACCTGGGCGGTCTTCCGCACCGAGGGCGAGCATCCCGCCGCGCTGCAGGCGACGTGGGCGGCGACGGCCACGGACTGGTTCCCGTCGAACCCGTGGCGGTTGCGACCGGGACCGTCCATCGTCGCCGTCCTCGACCGGTCGGAGGACTTCCGCACGGCCACGTGCGAGCTCTGGCTCCCGGTCGAGCGCGCGTGA
- a CDS encoding alpha-N-arabinofuranosidase — translation MTDARTAADARIAIDRTAVVAPVNRRTFGSFVEHLGRCVYDGIYEPGHPTADADGFRGDVVDLVKELGTSTIRYPGGNFVSGYRWEDGVGPRSERPKRLDLAWHSLETNEVGLDEFARWCELTGSELMMAVNLGTRGVLEALDILEYSNHPSGTALSDLRIANGSPEPHNVKMWCLGNEMDGDWQVGNMTAEDYGTLAGRTARAMKMVDPTLELVACGSSGSGMPTFGEWERIVLEKTYDSVDFISAHAYYQERKGDLGSFLASSLDMEYFIATVVSTADHVKHRLKSDKTVNISFDEWNVWYLDEHQESGVITEGWPYAPHLLEDVYSVADAVVLGNLMITLLKHSDRVTSASLAQLVNVIAPIMTETGGGAWRQTTFFPFSVTSRLAQGEVLRPRIDVGTYETAVHGTAPLVDSVATFDEATGRAAVFLVNRSVSDALTVEVDVAGLAVSEVLEAVGIHDEDVYAKNTFADRERVGLTENASATLVDGTLTITLPPVSWTAVSLG, via the coding sequence ATGACCGACGCCCGCACCGCGGCCGACGCCCGCATCGCCATCGACCGCACCGCGGTCGTGGCCCCCGTCAACCGCCGCACCTTCGGCTCGTTCGTCGAGCACCTCGGCCGCTGCGTCTACGACGGCATCTACGAACCCGGCCACCCCACGGCCGACGCCGACGGCTTCCGCGGCGACGTCGTCGACCTCGTCAAGGAGCTCGGCACGAGCACCATCCGCTACCCCGGCGGCAACTTCGTCTCCGGCTACCGCTGGGAGGACGGCGTCGGCCCGCGCTCCGAGCGCCCGAAGCGCCTCGACCTCGCCTGGCACTCGCTCGAGACCAACGAGGTCGGCCTCGACGAGTTCGCCCGCTGGTGCGAGCTCACCGGCAGCGAGCTGATGATGGCCGTCAACCTCGGCACGCGCGGCGTGCTCGAGGCGCTCGACATCCTCGAGTACTCCAACCACCCCTCCGGCACCGCGCTCTCCGACCTGCGCATCGCCAACGGCTCGCCGGAGCCCCACAACGTGAAGATGTGGTGCCTCGGCAACGAGATGGACGGCGACTGGCAGGTCGGCAACATGACCGCCGAGGACTACGGCACGCTCGCCGGCCGCACCGCCCGCGCCATGAAGATGGTCGACCCGACCCTCGAGCTCGTCGCGTGCGGCAGCAGCGGATCCGGCATGCCGACCTTCGGCGAGTGGGAGCGGATCGTGCTGGAGAAGACCTACGACTCGGTCGACTTCATCTCCGCCCACGCCTACTACCAGGAGCGCAAGGGCGACCTCGGCAGCTTCCTCGCCTCCTCGCTCGACATGGAGTACTTCATCGCGACGGTCGTCTCCACGGCCGACCACGTGAAGCACCGCCTGAAGAGCGACAAGACGGTCAACATCTCCTTCGACGAGTGGAACGTCTGGTACCTCGACGAGCACCAGGAGTCCGGCGTCATCACCGAGGGCTGGCCCTACGCGCCGCACCTGCTCGAGGACGTCTACTCGGTCGCCGACGCTGTCGTGCTCGGCAACCTCATGATCACGCTGCTCAAGCACAGCGACCGCGTCACGTCGGCCAGCCTCGCGCAGCTCGTGAACGTCATCGCGCCGATCATGACGGAGACCGGCGGCGGCGCCTGGCGCCAGACGACCTTCTTCCCGTTCTCGGTGACGAGCCGCCTCGCGCAGGGCGAGGTGCTGCGTCCGCGCATCGACGTGGGCACGTACGAGACCGCCGTGCACGGCACCGCGCCGCTCGTCGACTCCGTCGCGACCTTCGACGAGGCCACCGGCCGCGCCGCGGTCTTCCTCGTGAACCGCAGCGTCTCCGACGCGCTGACCGTCGAGGTCGACGTCGCGGGCCTCGCGGTCTCCGAGGTGCTCGAGGCCGTGGGGATCCACGACGAGGACGTCTACGCGAAGAACACCTTCGCGGACCGCGAGCGCGTGGGCCTGACGGAGAACGCGTCGGCGACGCTCGTCGACGGCACCCTCACGATCACGCTGCCGCCCGTGTCGTGGACGGCCGTCTCGCTCGGCTGA
- a CDS encoding AAA family ATPase — translation MDTGSPTQALFLGGRSGVGKSTVAAEVARILTAADVPHALIEGDALDQAHPEPWRHGIPLAERNLAAMWRNYREAGWTRVVYANTVSVLELPALTAALGGEVDAVAVLLTADDATAAGRLAAREIGSGLAEAVQRSAAAAPRLAAGAPDAVHRVATDGRTVAEIAAEVVALSGWVIGGRPRSTPS, via the coding sequence ATGGACACGGGATCCCCCACGCAGGCGCTCTTCCTCGGCGGGCGCTCCGGCGTCGGCAAGTCGACGGTGGCGGCGGAGGTGGCGCGGATCCTCACGGCGGCCGACGTCCCCCACGCGCTCATCGAGGGCGACGCGCTCGACCAGGCGCACCCGGAGCCGTGGCGGCACGGCATCCCGCTGGCGGAACGGAACCTGGCCGCGATGTGGCGGAACTACCGGGAGGCGGGCTGGACGCGCGTCGTCTACGCGAACACCGTCAGCGTGCTCGAGCTGCCGGCCCTCACGGCTGCGCTCGGCGGCGAGGTCGACGCGGTCGCCGTGCTGCTCACGGCCGACGACGCGACCGCGGCCGGGCGCCTCGCCGCGCGCGAGATCGGGTCGGGGCTGGCCGAGGCGGTGCAGCGCAGCGCGGCCGCGGCGCCGCGCCTCGCGGCGGGCGCGCCGGACGCGGTGCACCGCGTGGCCACCGACGGCCGGACGGTGGCGGAGATCGCGGCGGAGGTGGTGGCCCTCAGCGGGTGGGTCATCGGCGGACGACCGCGCAGCACGCCGAGCTGA
- a CDS encoding AAA family ATPase gives MRDATDNPFSPGSDTVPEIWAGRTEQLSDWRDVVRPRLLRGLPERGRTVLGEPGLGKSSLVRRIAQMAARDGDWVTPQLRIPLGADPLKPVAAAVLELARAAGLPAAREKRIREAIARVETVAAAGVSLTVRGSERSGPEPYTALTALLVEVGRAAMRHDRVALVHVDEVQNLTDERTLSQLLIALGDALTHEEEVAIPGGGHVRRSLPIAVYLTGLPDFEDRAGAHKGATFARRFRTTVLTAIDDEDIRAALQDFVVPGWEVADGSGRTRRVRMDQAAAAAVVDLCRGEPFLFQLAGERAWYAGSGPTITRDEVHAGWRGAEREAAAHVERILERLPPGERAFVEAMAALPPAERTLTRIAKELGRSKAAEVGTTAQRLDTVRGIIDRGTSYGFRHRAIEAHLTSGWPRIG, from the coding sequence ATGCGCGATGCCACGGACAATCCGTTCAGCCCCGGCTCGGACACGGTCCCGGAGATCTGGGCGGGCCGCACGGAGCAGCTCAGCGACTGGCGCGACGTGGTCCGTCCTCGACTGCTCCGCGGCCTGCCCGAGCGCGGGCGCACGGTGCTCGGGGAGCCCGGTCTCGGCAAGTCCTCGCTTGTGCGGCGCATCGCCCAGATGGCGGCTCGCGACGGGGACTGGGTCACGCCGCAGCTCCGCATCCCCCTCGGCGCCGATCCGCTGAAGCCGGTCGCGGCCGCCGTGCTGGAGCTCGCGCGTGCCGCGGGCCTCCCTGCTGCGCGGGAGAAGCGGATCCGGGAGGCCATCGCCCGGGTGGAGACGGTCGCAGCCGCCGGGGTGTCGCTCACGGTGCGCGGATCCGAGCGGAGCGGCCCCGAGCCGTACACGGCGTTGACCGCCCTGCTCGTCGAGGTGGGTCGGGCGGCGATGCGGCACGACCGGGTCGCGCTGGTGCACGTCGACGAGGTGCAGAACCTCACCGACGAGCGGACGCTCTCCCAGCTGCTCATCGCCCTCGGTGACGCCCTCACGCACGAGGAGGAGGTCGCGATCCCGGGTGGCGGTCACGTGCGCCGATCCCTGCCCATCGCGGTGTACCTCACGGGCCTGCCGGACTTCGAGGACCGGGCGGGTGCCCACAAGGGCGCCACCTTCGCGCGGCGCTTCCGCACGACCGTCCTCACCGCCATCGACGACGAGGACATCCGGGCCGCGCTGCAGGACTTCGTGGTGCCCGGCTGGGAGGTGGCGGACGGATCCGGCCGCACCCGCCGGGTCCGCATGGACCAGGCCGCCGCCGCCGCCGTCGTCGACCTGTGCCGCGGGGAGCCGTTCCTCTTCCAGCTGGCCGGGGAGCGTGCCTGGTACGCCGGGTCCGGCCCCACGATCACCCGCGATGAGGTCCACGCGGGCTGGCGGGGCGCGGAGCGCGAGGCCGCTGCGCACGTGGAGCGGATCCTCGAGCGGCTCCCTCCTGGGGAGCGTGCCTTCGTGGAGGCGATGGCGGCGCTGCCCCCCGCCGAGCGCACGCTCACGCGCATCGCGAAGGAGCTCGGCCGATCGAAGGCGGCGGAGGTCGGCACGACGGCCCAGCGCCTGGACACGGTCCGCGGGATCATCGACCGCGGCACGTCCTACGGCTTCCGCCACCGCGCGATCGAGGCCCACCTGACCAGCGGCTGGCCGCGGATCGGATGA
- a CDS encoding Lrp/AsnC family transcriptional regulator, which translates to MPTNPPLTLDATDHAIIAELQGDGRMSVAQLGRAVSLSASATAERVRRLTDAGIITGYSITVDPEALGWAVTAFVRLAYPSGDYRPFHALVAELPEIVEAHHVTGADCFIVKVHARSMRDLERITGRLAVLGGITTHVVYSSPVPGRHVGPA; encoded by the coding sequence ATGCCGACGAATCCCCCGCTGACCCTCGACGCCACCGATCACGCGATCATCGCCGAGCTCCAGGGCGACGGCCGGATGAGCGTCGCGCAGCTCGGCCGGGCGGTGTCGCTGTCGGCGAGCGCGACCGCCGAGCGGGTGCGCCGGCTCACGGACGCGGGCATCATCACCGGCTACTCCATCACGGTGGATCCCGAGGCGCTCGGCTGGGCCGTGACCGCGTTCGTGCGGCTCGCGTATCCGTCGGGCGACTACCGGCCGTTCCACGCGCTGGTCGCGGAGCTGCCGGAGATCGTCGAGGCGCACCACGTCACGGGCGCCGACTGCTTCATCGTCAAGGTCCACGCCCGGTCGATGCGCGACCTCGAGCGCATCACGGGCCGTCTCGCCGTCCTCGGCGGGATCACCACCCACGTCGTGTACTCGAGCCCGGTGCCGGGGCGGCACGTGGGGCCGGCGTGA
- a CDS encoding rhodanese-like domain-containing protein, whose translation MQTTLSAVDFLTAKLTYETDPADLAADRASGAGPLVVDVRSEASWRQGRIPGALHLPGAEIAARAAAELPDPDARIVVYCWGPGCNGSTRAALALAMLGYTRVQELIGGFEYWAREGFAVVTDEGRTRRAPDPLAAPVS comes from the coding sequence ATGCAGACGACCCTCTCCGCCGTGGACTTCCTCACCGCCAAGCTGACCTACGAGACCGACCCCGCCGACCTCGCCGCGGACCGCGCGAGCGGCGCCGGGCCGCTCGTGGTGGACGTGCGATCCGAGGCGTCGTGGCGCCAGGGGCGGATCCCGGGGGCCCTCCACCTCCCCGGCGCCGAGATCGCCGCGCGTGCCGCCGCCGAGCTGCCCGACCCGGACGCGCGCATCGTCGTCTACTGCTGGGGGCCGGGGTGCAACGGCAGCACGCGCGCCGCCCTCGCGCTGGCGATGCTCGGCTACACGCGCGTGCAGGAGCTGATCGGCGGCTTCGAGTACTGGGCGCGGGAGGGGTTCGCCGTCGTCACCGACGAAGGGCGCACGCGCCGGGCGCCGGATCCGCTGGCGGCGCCGGTCAGCTGA
- a CDS encoding serine hydrolase produces MSTAADALARLVEGIDRERLGAYGVVVRIGDDEVAHRWRSDDRENVYSVSKGVCALAVGIAVDAGILRLDTRVPELLPDLDLGDGVAEVTVERLLTMTSGIDLAWFGDQPVPGPDLAQAMLGLPARDRAFRYSDASPYVAMRMLAAAVGDVRDWLLPRLFAPLGIGNPQWHRCPLGFVVGGSGLELRTGELACIGRLLRDRGAWEGRQLVSAEWIDRMHASWVDTGHDDPRAPFARYGLATWDGPGDAWRLDGRYGQYVLVDGSRDAVITITAHEEERDHLLAELAVAAVADAVPAEPVVS; encoded by the coding sequence ATGAGCACCGCCGCCGACGCCCTCGCCCGCCTCGTCGAGGGGATCGACCGCGAGCGGCTCGGCGCGTACGGCGTCGTCGTGCGGATCGGCGACGACGAGGTCGCGCACCGCTGGCGCAGCGACGACCGCGAGAACGTGTACTCGGTCTCGAAGGGCGTGTGCGCGCTCGCCGTGGGCATCGCCGTCGACGCGGGGATCCTCCGGCTCGACACGCGCGTCCCCGAGCTGCTCCCCGACCTCGACCTCGGCGACGGCGTGGCGGAGGTCACCGTCGAGCGCCTCCTCACCATGACCAGCGGCATCGACCTCGCCTGGTTCGGCGACCAGCCCGTGCCCGGCCCCGACCTCGCGCAGGCGATGCTGGGGCTGCCCGCGCGCGACCGCGCCTTCCGCTACAGCGACGCGAGCCCCTACGTCGCCATGCGGATGCTCGCCGCCGCGGTCGGCGACGTCCGCGACTGGCTGCTCCCGCGACTGTTCGCACCGCTCGGCATCGGGAACCCGCAGTGGCACCGCTGCCCGCTCGGCTTCGTGGTGGGCGGCAGCGGCCTGGAGCTCCGCACCGGCGAGCTCGCGTGCATCGGACGGCTGCTCCGCGACCGCGGCGCGTGGGAGGGCCGGCAGCTCGTGAGCGCGGAGTGGATCGACCGGATGCACGCGAGCTGGGTCGACACCGGCCACGACGATCCACGGGCGCCGTTCGCCCGCTACGGCCTCGCGACCTGGGACGGCCCCGGCGACGCCTGGCGCCTCGACGGCCGCTACGGCCAGTACGTGCTGGTGGACGGATCGCGCGACGCGGTCATCACCATCACGGCGCACGAGGAGGAGCGCGACCACCTGCTCGCGGAGCTGGCGGTCGCGGCCGTCGCGGACGCGGTGCCCGCCGAGCCCGTCGTCAGCTGA
- a CDS encoding SRPBCC family protein — protein sequence MTWPALHITRSIEADVASVVAVAGDPARLPEWAAGVSSGIRLEDGRWLADSPMGAVEIAFTGPRELGILDHDVTLPDGTVVRNPLRVLPNDDGSEVVFTLFRRPGVSEEAFAEDAALVAADLDRLAALVARG from the coding sequence GTGACCTGGCCCGCACTCCACATCACCCGTTCCATCGAGGCCGACGTGGCCTCCGTCGTCGCCGTGGCGGGGGATCCCGCGCGGCTGCCCGAGTGGGCGGCGGGCGTCAGCTCGGGGATCCGGCTGGAGGACGGGCGCTGGCTGGCGGACTCGCCGATGGGCGCCGTCGAGATCGCGTTCACGGGGCCGCGCGAGCTCGGGATCCTCGACCACGACGTGACCCTCCCCGACGGCACGGTGGTCCGCAACCCGCTGCGGGTCCTCCCGAACGACGACGGCAGCGAGGTCGTCTTCACGCTCTTCCGGCGGCCGGGCGTCTCCGAGGAGGCGTTCGCGGAAGACGCGGCGCTCGTCGCGGCGGACCTCGACCGGCTCGCGGCGCTGGTCGCCCGCGGCTGA
- a CDS encoding helix-turn-helix domain-containing protein: MTDTAEPTHDHAVHDPDDRFAIARPHRELLDQVLDRWSLEVLDLLCERPRRFSELRRAIPAVTQKSLTATLRRLERNGIVERVVLSTRPVAVEYRITPLGKTLRAPVEALLAWAAEHMPRIEAARERYDDAVD; encoded by the coding sequence GTGACGGATACCGCGGAGCCCACGCACGACCACGCCGTGCACGACCCCGACGACCGCTTCGCCATCGCCAGGCCGCACCGCGAGCTCCTCGACCAGGTGCTCGACCGGTGGTCGCTCGAGGTCCTCGACCTGCTCTGCGAGCGGCCGCGCCGGTTCTCCGAGCTCCGCCGCGCGATCCCCGCGGTCACCCAGAAGTCGCTCACCGCGACCCTGCGCCGGCTCGAGCGGAACGGCATCGTCGAGCGCGTCGTGCTGAGCACCCGGCCCGTCGCGGTCGAGTACCGCATCACGCCGCTCGGCAAGACCCTGCGCGCGCCCGTCGAGGCGCTCCTCGCCTGGGCCGCCGAGCACATGCCGCGCATCGAGGCGGCCCGCGAGCGGTACGACGACGCGGTCGACTGA
- a CDS encoding Rid family hydrolase, producing MPVHLSSPAGLMQPVPYHHVAVATGSRQVHVSGQIARTADGSPVAPGDLAGQVAHALRNAHAGLASAGAGFGDVVRLTFYVTGWTPDRMGAFLAGVESVAAELGMPSPMPPASLIGVEILFEPDVLVEVEATAVLD from the coding sequence ATGCCCGTCCACCTCTCCTCCCCCGCCGGCCTGATGCAGCCGGTCCCCTACCACCACGTCGCCGTCGCGACGGGGTCCCGCCAGGTGCACGTGTCCGGCCAGATCGCGCGCACGGCCGACGGATCCCCGGTGGCGCCGGGCGACCTCGCGGGCCAGGTCGCGCACGCCCTCCGGAACGCGCACGCCGGGCTCGCGAGCGCGGGGGCCGGCTTCGGCGACGTCGTGCGTCTCACCTTCTATGTGACCGGCTGGACGCCCGACCGGATGGGCGCCTTCCTGGCGGGCGTCGAGTCGGTGGCCGCCGAGCTCGGGATGCCGAGCCCGATGCCGCCCGCGTCGCTCATCGGCGTGGAGATCCTGTTCGAGCCGGACGTGCTCGTGGAGGTGGAGGCGACCGCGGTGCTCGACTGA
- a CDS encoding SDR family NAD(P)-dependent oxidoreductase — translation MTTTLITGSNRGLGLETARRLVEAGHTVYAGMRDTADGDAARAIGAHPVQLDVDDQASVDRALASLPELDVLVNNAGILGTAQGVDDLTPEAMLAVLRTNVVAVVRVTQAALPLLRASAAPVIVNVASGVGWPRALRGEGTDESHVLTIPYATSKAAVITATVQYAKNLPGFRVNASDPGYTATEFNGNTGHQTVTEGTDATVALALVGPDGPTGEFHSRHGRIEY, via the coding sequence ATGACCACCACACTGATCACCGGATCCAACCGCGGCCTCGGCCTCGAGACCGCCCGCCGCCTCGTCGAGGCCGGCCACACCGTCTACGCCGGCATGCGCGACACCGCCGACGGCGACGCCGCCCGCGCCATCGGCGCCCACCCCGTCCAGCTCGACGTCGACGACCAGGCGAGCGTCGACCGCGCCCTGGCGTCGCTGCCGGAGCTGGACGTGCTCGTCAACAACGCCGGCATCCTCGGCACGGCGCAGGGCGTCGACGACCTGACCCCGGAGGCGATGCTCGCCGTGCTGCGGACGAACGTCGTCGCCGTGGTGCGGGTCACGCAGGCGGCGCTGCCGCTCCTGCGGGCATCCGCCGCGCCCGTCATCGTGAACGTCGCCTCGGGCGTCGGCTGGCCGCGCGCCCTCCGCGGCGAGGGCACCGACGAGAGCCACGTGCTCACGATCCCGTACGCCACGTCGAAGGCCGCGGTGATCACCGCCACCGTGCAGTACGCGAAGAACCTGCCGGGCTTCCGCGTGAACGCGAGCGATCCCGGCTACACCGCGACCGAGTTCAACGGCAACACGGGCCACCAGACGGTGACCGAGGGCACCGACGCGACCGTCGCGCTGGCGCTGGTCGGACCCGACGGCCCCACGGGCGAGTTCCACAGCCGCCACGGGCGCATCGAGTACTGA
- a CDS encoding helix-turn-helix transcriptional regulator, producing the protein MTEFADVLRSWRERVQPADVGLPAGPHRRTAGLRREELAALAGVSVDYVVRLEQGRAANPSPQMLGALARALRLTERETDHLHRVAGVAPPSRGEVPRHIPPGVHRILDRLGDVPLAVFTATHDLVLWNPLWAAINGDPSDRTGWDRNLVWTHFTQGHDGTDFDDVHEEEFARDLAADLRTAVGRYPADRALAQLVARLRAEAPAFEARWAEARVAEHRSSRKTVTSTPVGPITIDCDVLTVPGSDLRIVVYTADPGSTDEARLDLLRVTGLQALTTAPVEAAGA; encoded by the coding sequence ATGACCGAATTCGCGGACGTCCTCCGCTCCTGGCGTGAGCGCGTGCAGCCGGCGGACGTGGGCCTGCCCGCGGGACCGCACCGCCGCACCGCGGGCCTCCGCCGCGAGGAGCTCGCCGCGCTCGCGGGCGTGAGCGTCGACTACGTCGTGCGGCTCGAGCAGGGCAGGGCCGCGAACCCGTCGCCCCAGATGCTCGGCGCGCTCGCCCGCGCCCTCCGCCTCACCGAGCGCGAGACCGACCACCTCCACCGCGTCGCGGGCGTCGCACCTCCGAGCCGCGGCGAGGTGCCGCGCCACATCCCGCCGGGCGTGCACCGGATCCTCGACCGGCTGGGCGACGTGCCCCTCGCGGTGTTCACGGCCACGCACGACCTGGTCCTCTGGAACCCGCTGTGGGCCGCGATCAACGGGGATCCGTCGGACCGCACCGGCTGGGACCGCAACCTCGTCTGGACCCACTTCACCCAGGGTCACGACGGCACCGACTTCGACGACGTGCACGAGGAGGAGTTCGCGCGCGACCTGGCGGCGGACCTCCGCACGGCCGTCGGCCGCTACCCCGCCGACCGGGCGCTCGCCCAGCTGGTGGCCCGGCTCCGCGCGGAGGCGCCCGCGTTCGAGGCGCGATGGGCGGAGGCGCGCGTCGCCGAGCACCGGTCGAGCCGCAAGACCGTCACGAGCACGCCGGTCGGGCCGATCACCATCGACTGCGACGTGCTCACGGTGCCGGGCAGCGACCTCCGCATCGTCGTCTACACGGCGGATCCCGGCAGCACCGACGAGGCCCGGCTCGACCTCCTGCGCGTCACGGGCCTGCAGGCGCTGACGACGGCGCCCGTGGAGGCGGCGGGGGCCTGA